The following coding sequences lie in one Pectobacterium sp. A5351 genomic window:
- a CDS encoding YhcH/YjgK/YiaL family protein codes for MIAGNLTTLKLATLPDALWAILSAPGMSLAELNALPEGRYQPEGAEWFYNIGTVNTAPRATRHTEFHSNYLDIQLILEGEEIIGYGLNDVHGQPATERKPDLYILDNPQVPHQIHLRAGDFVTFYPGEAHQALCAINDSPAPVKKAVFKIPVTLLMPIV; via the coding sequence ATGATTGCAGGAAACCTCACCACCCTCAAACTCGCCACGCTGCCCGATGCACTGTGGGCGATTCTGTCCGCGCCGGGCATGTCACTGGCTGAGTTGAATGCGCTACCTGAAGGCCGCTATCAGCCGGAAGGGGCCGAATGGTTCTACAACATCGGCACCGTGAACACCGCACCGCGCGCCACGCGACACACCGAATTTCACAGTAACTATCTCGATATCCAATTGATTCTGGAAGGCGAGGAAATTATCGGTTACGGTCTGAATGATGTACATGGCCAGCCCGCGACCGAGCGTAAACCGGATCTCTACATTTTGGATAACCCACAGGTGCCGCATCAGATCCATCTGCGGGCAGGCGACTTCGTCACGTTTTATCCGGGCGAAGCCCATCAGGCGCTGTGTGCGATTAACGACAGCCCTGCACCGGTCAAAAAAGCCGTGTTTAAAATCCCCGTTACGTTGTTAATGCCGATCGTTTAA
- the prfB gene encoding peptide chain release factor 2 (programmed frameshift): MFEINPVKNRIQDLSERSAVLRGYLDYDAKKERLEEVNAELEQPDVWNEPERAQALGKERSSLEAIVDTIDQLTQGLEDVAGLLELAVEEDDEDTFNETSVELDALENKLGQLEFRRMFSGQYDSADCYLDIQAGSGGTEAQDWASMLVRMYLRWAEAKGFKTEIIEESDGDVAGTKSATIKIIGDYAFGWLRTETGVHRLVRKSPFDSGGRRHTSFSSAFVYPEVEDDIDIEINPADLRIDVYRASGAGGQHVNRTESAVRITHMPTGIVTQCQNDRSQHKNKDQAMKQLKAKLYEFEMQKKNAEKQAMEDNKSDIGWGSQIRSYVLDDSRIKDLRTGVETRNTQAVLDGDLDKFIEASLKAGL; encoded by the exons ATGTTTGAAATTAATCCGGTAAAAAACCGCATTCAGGATCTGTCTGAACGTAGCGCCGTTCTTAGGGGGTATCTT GACTATGATGCCAAGAAAGAACGCCTTGAAGAAGTAAACGCCGAACTGGAACAGCCTGATGTCTGGAATGAGCCTGAACGTGCTCAGGCATTGGGAAAAGAACGCTCCTCGCTGGAAGCCATCGTAGACACTATCGATCAACTGACTCAGGGTCTGGAAGATGTGGCTGGTCTGCTTGAGCTCGCGGTGGAAGAAGACGACGAAGACACCTTTAATGAGACGTCGGTAGAACTGGACGCGCTGGAAAATAAATTAGGCCAGCTCGAATTCCGCCGCATGTTCTCCGGCCAGTACGACAGTGCGGATTGCTACCTGGATATTCAGGCGGGTTCTGGCGGTACGGAAGCGCAGGACTGGGCCAGCATGCTGGTGCGTATGTACCTGCGTTGGGCGGAAGCCAAAGGGTTTAAAACCGAAATTATTGAAGAGTCAGACGGTGACGTGGCCGGTACGAAATCCGCCACCATCAAGATCATCGGTGACTATGCATTTGGCTGGCTGCGTACCGAAACCGGCGTACACCGTTTGGTGCGTAAGAGCCCGTTCGATTCCGGCGGCCGTCGCCACACCTCATTCAGCTCCGCGTTCGTCTACCCGGAAGTTGAGGACGATATCGATATCGAAATCAATCCGGCAGACCTGCGTATTGACGTTTACCGCGCATCCGGTGCGGGTGGTCAGCACGTTAACCGGACAGAATCTGCGGTGCGTATTACCCACATGCCTACCGGTATTGTCACGCAGTGTCAGAACGACCGTTCCCAGCATAAAAACAAAGATCAGGCGATGAAACAGCTGAAAGCCAAGCTGTACGAGTTTGAGATGCAAAAGAAAAATGCTGAGAAACAGGCGATGGAAGACAACAAATCTGATATCGGCTGGGGCAGCCAGATTCGTTCCTATGTTCTGGATGATTCGCGCATCAAAGACTTACGTACCGGAGTGGAAACACGTAACACTCAGGCCGTACTGGATGGCGATCTGGACAAATTTATTGAAGCAAGTTTAAAAGCGGGGTTATAA
- the xerD gene encoding site-specific tyrosine recombinase XerD — protein sequence MQEHDQALIEQFLDALWLERNLAENTLASYRLDLRTLAEWLAHHDNGLLQAQALDLQAFLADRVDGGYKATSSARLLSAMRRFFQYLYREKRRSDDPSAVLSSPKLPQRLPKDLSEAQVDALLNAPSIEQPLELRDKAMLEVLYATGLRVSELVGLTMSDVSLRQGVVRVLGKGNKERLVPLGEEAVYWIEYYLEHGRPWLLNGQTLDVLFPSNRARQMTRQTFWHRIKYYAVLASIDSEKLSPHVLRHAFATHLLNHGADLRVVQMLLGHSDLSTTQIYTHVATERLKQLHQQHHPRA from the coding sequence ATGCAAGAACACGATCAGGCACTTATCGAGCAGTTTCTCGATGCGCTGTGGCTGGAAAGAAATCTGGCCGAGAATACGCTGGCGTCTTATCGGTTGGATTTGCGAACGCTCGCGGAGTGGCTTGCACATCATGATAACGGCTTATTGCAGGCGCAGGCGCTCGATCTTCAGGCATTTCTCGCCGATAGGGTTGATGGCGGCTACAAGGCGACCAGTTCAGCCCGTTTGTTGAGCGCGATGCGTCGCTTCTTCCAGTACCTTTATCGGGAAAAGCGGCGCAGCGACGATCCCAGCGCGGTGCTATCGTCCCCGAAACTGCCGCAGCGTTTGCCCAAAGATTTGAGCGAGGCGCAGGTGGATGCGTTGCTCAACGCGCCAAGCATTGAACAACCGCTGGAATTACGCGATAAGGCCATGCTTGAGGTATTGTATGCGACGGGGCTGCGTGTTTCCGAACTGGTCGGTTTGACGATGAGTGATGTCAGCCTGCGGCAGGGCGTGGTACGCGTGCTGGGAAAAGGCAATAAAGAACGACTGGTGCCGCTTGGTGAAGAAGCGGTGTATTGGATCGAGTATTATCTGGAACATGGTCGCCCGTGGCTGCTGAATGGGCAAACGCTGGATGTGCTGTTTCCCAGCAACCGCGCCCGGCAAATGACGCGCCAGACGTTCTGGCACCGCATCAAGTATTATGCGGTACTGGCGTCGATTGATAGCGAAAAGCTCTCGCCGCACGTCTTACGACACGCGTTTGCTACCCATTTATTGAACCACGGCGCGGATTTACGGGTCGTACAGATGCTCTTGGGGCATAGCGATCTTTCCACGACGCAGATTTACACCCATGTGGCGACGGAGCGGCTGAAGCAGCTGCATCAGCAGCACCATCCGCGCGCGTAG
- a CDS encoding sialidase family protein, with the protein MSSETITVERSGKIHHAEGDAVRLDAYIPSECPQNHAANLLHLPNGDVLCVWFGGTQEGIADISIYMSRLVKGSDGWSKAVKLSEDATRSEQNPVLFLAPDNVLWLLYTAQKSGNQDTAIVRYRQSTDFGATWGEIGTLLDQPGTFIRQPITVLANGDWLLPVFYCRVQPGEKWVGNNDDSAVKISSDQGKTWREYPVPNSTGCVHMNITPLQDGTLLALYRSRWADFIYQSRSTDGGKTWSDPVPTDLPNNNSSIQVTTLENGHLALVFNHMSAADATERRLSLYDEIEDEEDKASNAKMPEVQAGSRSAFWGAPRAPMTLAISEDGGKSWPWQRNIEVGDGYCMTNNSTEKLNREFSYPSVKQAQDGKLHVAFTYFRQAIKHVVVSEEWVKAG; encoded by the coding sequence ATGAGTAGCGAAACCATTACCGTAGAACGTAGCGGAAAAATTCATCACGCAGAAGGCGATGCCGTGCGTCTGGATGCCTACATTCCATCGGAATGCCCGCAGAACCATGCCGCTAATCTGCTCCATCTGCCGAACGGCGATGTGCTGTGCGTCTGGTTTGGTGGCACTCAGGAAGGCATTGCAGATATCTCTATCTACATGTCCCGCCTGGTGAAAGGCAGCGATGGCTGGAGTAAAGCCGTTAAGTTGTCCGAAGACGCGACCCGTTCCGAGCAAAACCCGGTGCTGTTCCTCGCACCTGATAACGTGCTGTGGCTGCTGTATACCGCGCAGAAATCTGGTAATCAGGACACCGCTATTGTGCGCTACCGCCAGTCCACGGATTTCGGCGCTACCTGGGGCGAAATCGGCACGCTGCTCGATCAGCCGGGCACCTTCATCCGCCAGCCCATCACCGTGCTGGCAAACGGTGACTGGCTGTTGCCGGTGTTTTACTGCCGCGTTCAGCCGGGTGAGAAGTGGGTTGGTAACAACGATGACAGCGCCGTGAAAATCTCCAGCGATCAGGGCAAGACCTGGCGGGAATATCCGGTGCCAAACAGCACGGGCTGCGTACACATGAACATCACGCCGTTGCAGGACGGCACGCTGCTGGCGCTGTACCGCAGCCGCTGGGCGGATTTCATCTACCAAAGTCGTTCAACGGATGGCGGTAAAACCTGGTCAGACCCTGTGCCAACCGATTTGCCGAACAACAACTCCTCCATTCAGGTGACCACGCTGGAGAATGGCCATCTGGCGCTGGTGTTTAACCATATGAGCGCCGCCGATGCCACCGAACGCCGTCTGTCGCTGTACGATGAAATCGAGGATGAAGAGGACAAAGCCAGCAATGCCAAAATGCCGGAAGTGCAAGCAGGCAGCCGCAGCGCTTTCTGGGGTGCTCCGCGCGCGCCGATGACGCTCGCCATTTCGGAAGACGGCGGCAAGAGCTGGCCGTGGCAGCGTAATATCGAAGTGGGTGACGGCTACTGCATGACCAATAACTCCACAGAGAAGCTGAACCGCGAGTTCTCTTACCCCAGCGTCAAGCAGGCGCAGGACGGTAAGCTGCACGTCGCGTTCACCTACTTCCGTCAGGCGATCAAGCACGTCGTGGTGAGTGAGGAGTGGGTCAAGGCAGGTTAA
- the dsbC gene encoding bifunctional protein-disulfide isomerase/oxidoreductase DsbC, whose product MKKGLLLLSLLVATATNFAHADDAAIKQTLTRLDMQGAEILPSPMAGMKTVITDSGVLYISEDGKHLLQGPLYDVSGTMPVNTTNKILIGKMDALQEQMIVYKAAQEKHVITVFTDITCGYCHKLHEQMKDYNALGITVRYLAFPRQGMKSPAAKDMQSIWCVADRNKAFDSAMKGDAISPATCKTDIAAHYQLGIQFGVQGTPAIVLQDGLVVPGYQGPKEMLAMLEAHKASKKTGG is encoded by the coding sequence ATGAAAAAAGGGTTATTACTGCTTTCTTTACTGGTCGCGACGGCAACCAATTTTGCCCACGCCGATGATGCCGCGATCAAACAGACGTTGACGCGTCTGGATATGCAGGGGGCGGAAATCCTGCCTTCGCCGATGGCGGGCATGAAAACGGTGATTACCGACAGCGGCGTGCTGTACATCAGTGAAGACGGCAAGCATTTGCTGCAAGGTCCGCTTTATGACGTGAGCGGCACCATGCCAGTCAACACCACCAATAAGATCCTGATCGGCAAGATGGATGCGCTACAGGAACAGATGATTGTGTATAAAGCCGCACAGGAAAAACACGTTATTACCGTTTTCACTGACATTACCTGCGGCTATTGCCACAAATTGCATGAGCAGATGAAAGATTACAACGCGCTGGGCATTACCGTGCGCTATCTGGCTTTCCCGCGTCAGGGTATGAAATCGCCAGCCGCGAAAGATATGCAGTCCATCTGGTGCGTGGCCGATCGCAATAAAGCGTTTGATAGCGCGATGAAGGGTGACGCGATTTCGCCAGCAACGTGTAAAACCGATATCGCCGCGCATTATCAACTGGGCATTCAGTTTGGCGTGCAGGGGACTCCCGCCATTGTGCTGCAAGACGGTTTGGTTGTGCCGGGATACCAAGGGCCGAAAGAAATGCTGGCGATGCTGGAAGCACATAAAGCCTCCAAGAAAACCGGCGGTTAA
- the recJ gene encoding single-stranded-DNA-specific exonuclease RecJ → MDMITQLRRRPLAEDIDLPDTVPPLLRRLYAQRGVKGAQELERSLSGLLNYRLLSGIDKAVDLLQQTLAEKRCMVIVGDFDADGATSTALTVLALRSMGGVNVKYLVPNRFENGYGLSPEVVAQAAALGAEVIVTVDNGISSLAGVEDAHRRGIAVLVTDHHLPGEILPDADAMINPNLPDCQFPSKALAGVGVAFYLMMALFVRLRDSDWFTQPFFTQQGLAKPNLTELLDLVALGTVADVVPLDANNRILVAQGLNRIRAGECRPGIRALLEVANRDASQLVSSDLGFALGPRLNAAGRLHDMKIGVELLLSDDIVQARILANELNDMNQDRREIEQGMQAEALRLCESLERTRDSLPYGLAMYHPEWHQGVVGILASRIKERFHRPVIAFAPAGDGMLKGSGRSIAGLHLRDALERLDTLYPGMIQKFGGHAMAAGLSLHEDRFEDFRQRFGELVGEWLDPSQLEGVVWSDGELLLPELDLLSTAEMLRYAGPWGQSFPEPTFDGCFRILQPRLLKERHLKAMFEPIGATGKVPLLDGIAFNVDTTIWPDPSIKEVEMVYRLDINEFRGKRSVQLMIQHLWPRA, encoded by the coding sequence GTGGATATGATTACCCAACTCCGTCGGCGTCCGCTGGCGGAGGACATTGATTTACCCGACACCGTTCCGCCTTTGCTGCGCCGCCTCTATGCACAGCGCGGCGTGAAAGGTGCGCAGGAGCTGGAACGTAGCCTGAGCGGTTTGCTCAATTACCGGTTGTTAAGCGGGATTGATAAAGCGGTCGATTTGCTGCAACAGACGCTGGCCGAGAAGCGCTGCATGGTCATCGTCGGCGATTTTGATGCCGATGGTGCTACCAGCACCGCGCTCACCGTATTAGCGCTGCGCAGTATGGGCGGCGTGAACGTGAAATATCTGGTGCCGAACCGTTTTGAAAACGGCTACGGGCTCAGCCCGGAAGTGGTGGCGCAGGCCGCCGCGCTGGGTGCTGAAGTGATTGTGACCGTGGATAACGGGATCTCTTCTCTCGCGGGGGTCGAGGATGCTCATCGGCGTGGTATTGCCGTGCTGGTGACCGATCACCACCTGCCGGGTGAAATTCTGCCTGACGCTGACGCCATGATTAATCCCAATCTGCCCGACTGTCAGTTTCCCTCCAAGGCACTGGCTGGCGTAGGCGTCGCGTTTTACCTGATGATGGCGTTGTTCGTGCGCCTGCGTGATAGTGACTGGTTTACACAACCCTTTTTTACTCAACAGGGGCTGGCGAAACCGAATCTCACCGAATTACTGGATTTAGTGGCGCTGGGCACGGTCGCTGACGTGGTGCCGCTGGATGCCAACAACCGGATTCTGGTCGCGCAGGGGCTAAATCGCATTCGTGCAGGCGAATGTCGTCCGGGTATTCGGGCGCTGCTGGAAGTGGCGAACCGCGATGCCAGTCAACTGGTCTCCAGCGATTTAGGCTTTGCGTTAGGCCCACGGCTGAACGCCGCCGGGCGATTACATGACATGAAAATCGGTGTCGAGTTGCTGCTCAGCGATGACATCGTACAAGCACGTATCCTTGCCAACGAACTGAATGACATGAATCAGGACCGGCGGGAGATCGAACAAGGGATGCAGGCAGAAGCGCTGCGCCTGTGTGAATCGCTGGAACGCACCCGTGATTCACTGCCTTACGGCCTGGCGATGTACCACCCGGAATGGCATCAGGGCGTTGTCGGTATTTTGGCGTCGCGTATTAAAGAACGTTTCCATCGCCCAGTGATTGCCTTTGCTCCCGCGGGCGACGGCATGCTGAAAGGGTCAGGGCGTTCCATTGCTGGCTTGCATCTGCGCGATGCGCTGGAACGGCTGGATACGCTGTATCCCGGAATGATACAGAAATTCGGCGGGCATGCGATGGCAGCAGGACTATCGTTGCATGAAGATCGGTTTGAGGATTTCCGTCAGCGCTTCGGCGAACTGGTTGGCGAATGGCTCGATCCGTCTCAGCTTGAAGGCGTCGTCTGGTCTGATGGTGAACTGCTGCTGCCGGAACTGGATTTGCTCTCAACGGCAGAAATGCTGCGCTACGCGGGGCCGTGGGGTCAGTCATTCCCTGAACCGACGTTCGATGGCTGCTTCCGTATTCTGCAACCTCGCCTACTCAAAGAGCGCCATTTGAAAGCGATGTTCGAACCGATTGGTGCAACAGGGAAGGTGCCGCTGTTAGATGGCATCGCGTTTAATGTCGATACCACCATTTGGCCGGATCCGAGCATTAAAGAAGTGGAAATGGTGTATCGGCTGGATATTAACGAGTTTCGCGGTAAACGTTCGGTGCAATTGATGATTCAACATTTGTGGCCGCGCGCGTGA
- a CDS encoding SDR family NAD(P)-dependent oxidoreductase, translated as MSATAPKHALITGSSSGIGAAITQKLLAEGWRVTGLSRKPGDYSHPYFTHRAVDIMDTPALTAILDDIAQVDAVIHAAGIMKAAPLGQLSLEDGETLWRLHIQAAQVLADRLVDKLPQGGRIVLLGSRTSSGSAGRSQYVTTKSAMIGMARSWAAELAPRGITVNIVAPGATETPMLTMPGRQSSPPKLPPIGRFIQPQEVADLVGYLLSPSASAITGQQLVICGGASL; from the coding sequence ATGTCAGCTACAGCCCCTAAACACGCCCTGATTACCGGTAGCAGCTCAGGGATCGGTGCCGCCATCACACAAAAATTACTGGCGGAAGGCTGGCGGGTAACCGGCCTGTCACGCAAGCCGGGTGACTATTCACATCCATACTTTACCCACCGCGCGGTGGATATCATGGATACGCCCGCGCTGACGGCTATTCTGGACGACATTGCGCAGGTTGATGCCGTCATCCATGCCGCTGGCATTATGAAAGCGGCCCCGCTCGGCCAGCTTTCGCTGGAAGACGGTGAAACGCTATGGCGCTTGCATATTCAGGCAGCACAGGTGCTCGCCGACCGTCTGGTCGATAAGCTGCCGCAAGGGGGCCGCATCGTGTTGCTGGGCAGCCGCACCTCCAGCGGTTCAGCAGGACGCAGCCAATACGTCACGACAAAATCCGCGATGATCGGCATGGCAAGAAGCTGGGCAGCGGAACTGGCTCCGCGTGGCATTACGGTAAACATCGTCGCGCCGGGTGCCACAGAAACCCCGATGCTGACGATGCCGGGCCGCCAAAGCTCACCGCCGAAGCTGCCACCGATTGGGCGCTTCATCCAACCGCAGGAAGTGGCCGATCTGGTAGGTTACCTGCTCTCCCCTTCCGCTTCAGCCATTACTGGCCAGCAGTTGGTGATATGTGGCGGTGCTTCGCTGTAA
- the lysS gene encoding lysine--tRNA ligase yields the protein MAESQSQGADQAQDLNNELKTRREKLVALRETGIAFPNDFRRDSTSDRLHAEFDAKENEELEELGIEVTVAGRMMTRRIMGKASFVTLQDVGGRIQLYVSRDDLAEGIYNEQFKKWDLGDILGARGKLFKTKTGELSIHCTELRLLTKALRPLPDKFHGLADQETRYRQRYLDLIANDESRNTFRIRSKVMAAIRSFMVDHGFMEVETPMMQVIPGGASARPFITHHNALDIDMYLRIAPELYLKRLVVGGFERVFEINRNFRNEGVSPRHNPEFTMMELYMAYADYKDLIVLTENLFRTLTQDVLGSTTVEYGDQTFDFGKPFEKLTMREAICKYRPETNVADLDDLEKATAIAQSLGIKIEKSWGLGRIVTEIFEETAESSLIQPTFITEYPAEVSPLARRNDQNPEITDRFEFFIGGREIGNGFSELNDAEDQAERFAQQVNAKDAGDDEAMFYDEDYVTALEHGLPPTAGLGIGIDRMVMLFTNSHTIRDVILFPAMRPQK from the coding sequence ATGGCTGAATCACAATCACAGGGTGCCGATCAGGCGCAGGATCTGAATAACGAATTAAAAACGCGTCGTGAGAAGCTGGTGGCGCTGCGTGAAACCGGGATTGCCTTCCCGAATGATTTCCGCCGTGACAGCACGTCCGATCGTCTGCACGCTGAGTTCGATGCCAAAGAGAACGAAGAGCTGGAAGAACTGGGCATCGAAGTGACCGTTGCGGGCCGTATGATGACCCGTCGCATCATGGGTAAAGCCTCTTTTGTGACCTTGCAGGACGTCGGTGGCCGTATTCAGCTGTATGTTTCCCGCGACGATCTGGCGGAAGGCATCTATAACGAGCAGTTCAAGAAATGGGATCTGGGCGATATCCTGGGCGCGCGCGGTAAGCTGTTCAAAACCAAAACTGGCGAGCTGTCTATCCACTGTACCGAACTGCGTCTGCTGACCAAAGCGCTGCGTCCGCTGCCGGATAAGTTCCACGGTCTGGCCGATCAGGAAACCCGCTATCGTCAACGCTATCTGGATCTGATTGCCAACGACGAGTCACGCAATACCTTCCGCATTCGTTCCAAAGTGATGGCGGCGATCCGTAGCTTCATGGTCGATCACGGCTTTATGGAAGTCGAAACGCCAATGATGCAGGTGATCCCTGGCGGCGCGTCTGCCCGTCCGTTCATCACGCACCATAATGCGCTGGACATCGACATGTATCTGCGCATCGCGCCGGAACTGTACCTGAAGCGTCTGGTTGTGGGTGGTTTTGAGCGTGTGTTCGAGATCAACCGTAACTTCCGTAACGAAGGCGTTTCCCCGCGTCACAACCCTGAATTCACCATGATGGAACTTTATATGGCGTATGCCGATTATAAAGACCTGATTGTGTTGACGGAAAACCTGTTCCGTACGCTGACGCAGGACGTGCTGGGCTCGACGACGGTGGAATACGGCGACCAGACATTCGACTTCGGTAAGCCGTTCGAGAAGCTGACGATGCGCGAAGCGATCTGCAAATACCGTCCTGAAACCAACGTTGCCGATCTTGACGATCTGGAGAAAGCGACCGCGATCGCACAGTCTCTGGGCATCAAGATCGAGAAAAGCTGGGGCCTGGGCCGTATCGTTACCGAGATCTTCGAAGAAACAGCAGAAAGCAGCCTGATCCAACCGACCTTCATCACTGAATATCCAGCTGAAGTGTCGCCGCTGGCACGTCGTAACGATCAGAACCCAGAAATCACCGATCGCTTTGAGTTCTTCATCGGCGGCCGTGAAATCGGTAACGGCTTCTCCGAGCTGAATGATGCCGAAGATCAGGCAGAGCGTTTTGCTCAGCAGGTGAATGCGAAAGACGCGGGCGATGACGAAGCGATGTTCTACGACGAAGACTACGTGACCGCACTGGAGCACGGCCTGCCGCCAACAGCAGGTTTGGGTATCGGTATTGACCGTATGGTGATGTTGTTCACTAACAGCCACACCATCCGCGACGTGATCCTGTTCCCGGCGATGCGTCCACAGAAGTAA
- a CDS encoding helix-turn-helix transcriptional regulator: MITYRDAWFELALLTNGRSFPRHTHDEFVISANLSGLETVWLDGETFVVTNDMVTTYNPDQLQGSDNAFDRWQCASLYVHPQAFEHYFHQTFRFSRGRNPSPQLASELKQLVISDVDDSTRQERIILLLAALMENQHPMPSQVQLKEAERITRIKDGLLNDLSDVPTLDQLAQQENLSVAHLVRSFNQAVGLPPLAWLMQRRMCKARELLRQGTAISQVAGDVGFADQAHFTKAFNRYNAMTPGQFRRINF, from the coding sequence ATGATAACGTACCGCGATGCCTGGTTCGAACTGGCGCTGTTAACCAACGGCCGCAGTTTTCCACGGCATACGCACGATGAGTTCGTCATCAGCGCCAATCTCAGCGGGTTGGAGACGGTTTGGCTGGATGGAGAGACCTTTGTTGTCACTAATGATATGGTGACGACCTACAATCCCGATCAGCTACAAGGCAGTGATAATGCGTTTGACCGTTGGCAGTGTGCATCGCTGTACGTGCATCCGCAGGCGTTCGAGCATTATTTTCACCAAACTTTTCGGTTCTCACGGGGCAGGAATCCATCGCCGCAATTGGCGTCTGAGCTAAAACAGTTGGTCATCTCTGATGTGGACGACAGCACACGTCAGGAACGCATTATCCTGTTGTTGGCTGCGTTGATGGAAAACCAGCATCCTATGCCGTCTCAGGTGCAGCTCAAAGAAGCAGAGCGGATCACGCGGATCAAAGACGGGTTGCTGAACGATCTCAGCGATGTTCCCACACTCGATCAACTCGCGCAGCAGGAAAATCTGTCAGTCGCCCATCTGGTACGCTCGTTTAATCAGGCGGTTGGCTTGCCGCCGCTGGCATGGCTGATGCAGCGACGCATGTGTAAAGCGCGGGAACTGCTGCGGCAGGGGACTGCGATTAGTCAGGTCGCGGGCGATGTCGGGTTTGCCGATCAGGCGCATTTCACGAAAGCCTTCAACCGCTATAACGCCATGACGCCGGGGCAGTTCCGCCGTATCAATTTTTGA
- a CDS encoding LysE family translocator codes for MLLVVFTGMLLSLSLCLDLGMVNTAIINRGLRHGPRSAFYIGLGSCFGDLFYATLSVLGLAVVFNLTPVRWVLWIGGGLILIWMTFSMARAAWRDYQVKRFADLSATANGADFTAPPARYTEFFSGVGMALASPTALLWFAAIGGTIIAQSTDGSAFMISLFLLGFFVGGVLWTFFLAALVKYGQRLLKERISFYCSLLSALLFAYFAWHVISNGYETLFLPLSTAA; via the coding sequence ATGCTGTTGGTTGTGTTTACGGGGATGCTGCTATCCCTGTCGCTGTGTCTCGATTTGGGGATGGTCAATACCGCGATTATTAACCGTGGGCTGCGGCATGGACCGCGCTCGGCGTTTTATATCGGGCTGGGATCCTGTTTCGGCGATCTGTTTTATGCCACGCTGTCGGTACTGGGTCTGGCGGTCGTCTTTAATCTGACTCCCGTGCGCTGGGTGCTGTGGATTGGCGGCGGGCTGATTCTGATCTGGATGACGTTCAGTATGGCGCGCGCAGCATGGCGTGACTATCAGGTTAAACGCTTCGCCGACCTTTCTGCGACAGCGAACGGGGCGGATTTTACTGCGCCACCTGCCCGCTATACCGAGTTTTTCAGCGGCGTCGGCATGGCGCTGGCGTCACCAACGGCGTTACTGTGGTTTGCGGCGATTGGTGGCACCATTATCGCGCAGTCTACCGATGGCTCAGCCTTCATGATTAGCCTGTTTCTGCTGGGCTTTTTCGTGGGCGGCGTGCTGTGGACGTTCTTCCTTGCCGCGCTGGTGAAGTACGGTCAGCGACTGCTGAAAGAGCGTATCTCATTCTATTGCAGCCTGCTCTCCGCGCTGCTATTTGCCTACTTTGCCTGGCACGTTATTTCCAATGGGTATGAGACGCTGTTTCTGCCGCTCTCTACGGCTGCATAA